The DNA window TTTGAAACCCTCGAAACCGCCGGTCACGAACAAGTGGTGTTCTGCCACAGCCGCGACGCCGGGCTGAGGGCGATCATCGCCATCCACAACACCACCCTGGGTCCCGCCCTGGGTGGCGTGCGCATGCGGCCCTATGCCAGCACTGACGAGGCGCTGGCCGATGCACTGCGGTTGAGCCGCACCATGACCTACAAGAACGCGCTGGCGGGCTTGAACGTGGGCGGCGGCAAGGCGGTGATCATCGGCGACCCGCGCCAGGACAAGACCGAGGTGCTGTTCCGCGCCTTTGGCCGTTATGTGGATTCGCTGGGCGGCCGTTACATCACCGCCGAAGACGTCGGCACCGATGTCAACGACATGGAAAACATCTACCTGGAAAGCGAGTACGTCACCGGCGTGCACCAGGTCCACGGCGGCTCGGGCGATCCGGCTCCGTTCACTGCATACGGCGCGCTGCAGGCACTGATGGCCTGCCTGCAGCACAAGCTGGGGCACGAGGAAGTGGGCAAGACCAGCATCGCTGTGCAGGGACTGGGCCACATCGGCATGGAGTTCGTGAAGCTGCTGCGTGACCGTGGGGCCAAGCTGTACGTCACTGATCTGAACAGCGCGCTGGTGGACCGCGCGGTCACCGAATACGGGGCCGAAGCGGTGAAGCCGGACGAGATCCATGACGTCAACGCGGATGTTTTCGCGCCTTGCGCGCTGGAAGGTGCAATCAACCCCGACACCCTGCCGCGCCTGAAGTGCAAAATCGTCTGCGGCACCGCCAACAACCAGCTGTCCAGTCTGGAGGTCGGCGATGAACTGCATGCGCGCGGCATCCTCTACGCGCCGGATTACGCGGTCAATGCTGGCGGCGTGATGAACGTCTCGCTGGAGATCGATGGTTACAACCGCGAGCGCGCCATGCGCCTGATCCGCAGCATCTATCACAACCTGGGTCGGATCTTCGCGCTGTCCGCGAGCGAAGGCATTGCCCCGCAGCGTGCTGCCGACCGGATTGCCGAGGCGCGCATTCTGTCGATCGGCAAGCTGAAGATGCCGCTGGGTCGCGCAACGCCCCGGCTGGGGACGCTGCGCGGCAGTTGAAACTGATGACGTAGAGCCGGGCTTGCCCGGCTCTACCTCGGCGTTCCGGCGTTGGCGGGTCAGAACGCGGTGGCGAAGCGCAGTGCGACCTGGCTGAGGTCACCGCGTGGGCCGAAGCGCTGGTCATACCCGAACGACAGCTGGCTGCTGCGTCCCAGCCACGACTGCACCGATACACCGAACAGGCCGCCGGAGCGCGCCGGCTCGAACGCCGCCATCGGCGACCAGCTGTCCAGTGCCATGAAGCTGGCCTGCGACTGCAGTCCATCGCTGGACAGCAGTTGTTGCCACTCGGCATACCCGCGCAGCGACCAGCCGCGCCAGCGCTGCTCGGCGCGCACGCCGGCCAGCGCCTGGCTGCGCGTGGACACGTTGTCGAGCGTACGCAGGCCAAAGCCCAGGCCACCCTGTTCGTTGAAGCCATCCGTGCTGACCCGGGCGTAGTCCGCGCCCAGATAAGGCGTCAGTGCCAGACCACCGGCCTGGAACTGATAACCCGATTCCATGCTGGCGGTGCTGAACTGGCCGCCGTAGCGCGTGTTGACCCCGTATGCGCTGGACCCCA is part of the Stenotrophomonas oahuensis genome and encodes:
- a CDS encoding Glu/Leu/Phe/Val dehydrogenase dimerization domain-containing protein — encoded protein: MLFETLETAGHEQVVFCHSRDAGLRAIIAIHNTTLGPALGGVRMRPYASTDEALADALRLSRTMTYKNALAGLNVGGGKAVIIGDPRQDKTEVLFRAFGRYVDSLGGRYITAEDVGTDVNDMENIYLESEYVTGVHQVHGGSGDPAPFTAYGALQALMACLQHKLGHEEVGKTSIAVQGLGHIGMEFVKLLRDRGAKLYVTDLNSALVDRAVTEYGAEAVKPDEIHDVNADVFAPCALEGAINPDTLPRLKCKIVCGTANNQLSSLEVGDELHARGILYAPDYAVNAGGVMNVSLEIDGYNRERAMRLIRSIYHNLGRIFALSASEGIAPQRAADRIAEARILSIGKLKMPLGRATPRLGTLRGS